Proteins encoded by one window of Thunnus thynnus chromosome 3, fThuThy2.1, whole genome shotgun sequence:
- the LOC137180493 gene encoding uncharacterized protein — MNYNLKMAGLCWLTVMLAFFLSAENSLAAVDQKRLERIVDGILGEYRTDCMFSLAVSIPENQNQDIDQILQQVFRCDPGDNVKNKINNDEVYIGSRVVAAKVLKRTNKPDDHAESRVLDHLNQLFESGGANNHDMLLFYVYASPCVERRVENSKNILTRIRNIRRWNSYAVVFSKVFNGKNCWTNRNHQRRGALQRLGTSIGLDNIFRCDIKNGRMQCTSCSIGTQVAHYCVSDDTSSIQLQQSNENGNFGQSDSEREVGVGREVSWPRWEKGGGVTWCRLRKGRRVCGYRWGKGSVRLRGRGKWRRVCSCRWATGRGVSWHRWGKVRVSGPRWGKWRRVCSCRWVRGRGVSWPIWGKGRVNWRRRGKWRKVSWCRWRKGRRVCRYRWGKGRVRWRGRGKWRRVCSCRWATSRGVSWHRQGKGRVSWPRWGKWRRVCSCRWVKGRGVSWPRWGKGRVSWPRWGKGKVRWRGRGKWRRVCSCRWVKGRGVSWRRWGKWRRVCSCRWVKRRRVSWPRWGKGKVMWRGRGKWRRVCSCRWVKGRGVSWHRWGKGSMSWPRWGKWRRVCSCRWVKDRGVSWPRWGKGRVSWPRWGKGKVRWRGRGKWRRVCSCRWVKGRGVSSRRWGKWRRVCSCRWVKRRRVSWPRWGKGRVSWPRWGKGKVRWRGRGKWRRVCSCRWVKGKGVSWRRLGKGRVSWPRWGKWRRVCSCRWVKGRRVSWPRWGKGRVSWPRWGKGKVRWRGRGKWRRVCSCRWVKGRGVSWRGRGKWRRVCSCRWVKGRGVSWPRWGKGRVSWQGRGKWRRVCSCRWVKGRGVSSRRWGKWRRVCSCRWMGKRQRSELAQIGKRQSELAQMGKVEKSVLMQMGERKTSELAQMGKR, encoded by the exons atgaactatAACTTAAAG ATGGCTGGCCTGTGCTGGTTGACGGTGATGCTGGCCTTCTTCCTGTCTGCTGAAAACAGTTTGGCTGCTGTGGACCAGAAGAGGCTTGAAAGAATTGTAGATGGCATCTTGGGAGA GTACAGAACAGATTGTATGTTCAGTCTGGCTGTAAGCATCCCAGAGAACCAGAACCAGGACATTGACCAAATCCTTCAGCAAGTCTTCAGATGTGACCCTGGTGACAATGTGAAGAATAAGATCAACAATGATGAGGTGTACATTGGCAGTAGGGTAGTTGCAGCTAAAGTTCTGAAACGGACCAATAAACCAGATGATCATGCAGAGTCACGTGTTTTGGACCATTTGAACCAATTATTTGAAAGTGGTGGAGCTAATAATCATGATATGTTGCTTTTCTATGTTTACGCCTCCCCGTGTGTAGAAAGAAGAGTAGAAAATTCTAAGAACATCCTCACAAGAATACGTAACATTCGGCGATGGAATAGTTACGCTGTTGTGTTTTCTAAAGTATTCAATGGCAAAAATTGTTGGACAAATAGGAATCACCAACGACGTGGAGCCCTTCAGCGGCTTGGGACATCAATCGGTCTAGACAACATATTCCGTTGTGACATAAAAAATGGCAGGATGCAGTGTACCAGCTGCTCCATTGGTACTCAAGTTGCACACTATTGTGTGTCAGATGACACTTCATCCATACAGCTTCAACAAAGCAATGAAAATGGCAATTTTGGTCAGAGTGACAGTGAAAGAGAAGTGGGTGTGGGCAGAGAAGTGAGTTGGCCCAGATGGGAAAAAGGCGGAGGAGTGACCTGGTGCAGACTGAGAAAAGGGAGAAGAGTGTGCGGGTACAGATGGGGAAAAGGCAGTGTGAGGTtgcgaggaaggggaaaatggagaagagtgtgttcatgcagatggGCAACAGGCAGAGGTGTGAGCTGGCATAGATGGGGAAAAGTCAGAGTGAGCgggcccagatggggaaaatggagaagagtgtgctcgTGCAGATGGGTGAGGGGAAGAGGAGTGAGTTGGCCCATATGGGGAAAAGGCAGAGTGAACTGGCGCAGAAGGGGAAAGTGGAGAAAAGTGAGCTGGTGCAGATGGAGAAAAGGGAGAAGAGTGTGTAGGTACAGATGGGGAAAAGGCAGAGTGAGGTGGCGtggaaggggaaaatggagaagagtgtgttcgTGCAGATGGGCAACAagcagaggagtgagctggcATAGACAGGGAAAAGGCAGAGTGagttggcccagatggggaaaatggagaagagtgtgctcgtgcagatgggtaaaaggcagaggagtgagctggcccagatggggaaaaggtagagtgagctggcccaggtggggaaaaggcaaagtgaggtggcgaggaaggggaaaatggagaagagtgtgttcgTGCAGATGGgtgaaaggcagaggagtgagctggcgcagatggggaaaatggagaagagtgtgctcgtgcagatgggtaaaaCGCAGAAGAGTGAgctggcccagatggggaaaaggtaAAGTGATGtggcgaggaaggggaaaatggagaagagtgtgttcatgcagatgggtaaaaggcagaggagtgagctggcATAGATGGGGAAAAGGAAGTATGAGCTGGCCGAgatggggaaaatggagaagagtgtgctcgtgcagatgggtaaaagacagaggagtgagctggcccagatggggaaaaggaagagtgagctggcccaggtggggaaaaggcaaagtgaggtggcgaggaaggggaaaatggagaagagtgtgttcgTGCAGATGGgtgaaaggcagaggagtgagctcGCGCAgatggggaaaatggagaagagtgtgctcgtgcagatgggtaaaaCGCAGAAGAGTGAgctggcccagatggggaaaaggtagagtgagctggcccagatggggaaaaggaAAAGTAAGGTGGCGAGGAAGGGgcaaatggagaagagtgtgttcatgcagatgggtaaaaggcaaAGGAGTGAGCTGGCGCAGATTGGGAAAAGGCAGAGTGAgctggcccagatggggaaagtggagaagagtgtgctcaTGCAGATGGGTGAAAGGAAGACGAGTGagttggcccagatggggaaaaggtagagtgagctggccaaggtggggaaaaggcaaagtgaggtggcgaggaaggggaaaatggagaagagtgtgttcatgcagatgggtaaaaggcagaggagtgagctggcgaggaaggggaaaatggagaagagtgtgctcatgcagatgggtaaaaggcagaggagtgagctggcccagatggggaaaaggtagagtgagctggcaaggaaggggaaaatggagaagagtgtgttcgTGCAGATGGgtgaaaggcagaggagtgagctcGCGAAgatggggaaaatggagaagagtgtgctcgtgcagatgg atgggtaaaaggcaaAGGAGTGAGCTGGCGCAGATTGGGAAAAGGCAGAGTGAgctggcccagatggggaaagtggagaagagtgtgctcaTGCAGATGGGTGAAAGGAAGACGAGTGagttggcccagatggggaaaaggtag